CGACGCCTCGTTCGGCCCGGACGACCCGGCGCCGTCCTCGTGACCGGGGTTGTAGATGAGGTCGGTCAGCTTCTTCGCACGGATCCCCCGAGTTCTGGCGAGCCCCAGCGCGAACAGGACCGCGTCGATGATGTTCGACTTGCCCGAGCCGTTCGGCCCGGTGATCACCGTGAAGTCCTCGTAAAAGGGGATACGCGTCGGTCGTCCGAAGCTCTTGAAGTCGTCCAGTACGAGCTCTTTGATATGCATGTGTCGCTCGCGATGGAGCCGCGAGCTTACGCGACGATTATGTCGCTCTCCTCCGACTCCCCATCTCCGCTCGATTCGTCAGGCTCCTCGGATTTATCTGCTTCGACCGACTCGTCGGCGGTGTCCTCTCCAGTGGCCGCATCGCCATCGGCGGCCGCGTCCGCGCTCGACTCCTCGGCGCGCTTCGCCTCGGGATTCGCCTCGACGACGTCGGCGTGGACGTCACTTTTGGTCGTCCGTTCTGCGGGAACCTCTGACGGCTCCTCCGGCGGTTCCGGCTCCCCGTGTTCGGCCGCTTCGAGGTCCTGGAGGCGCGCTTTCGTCTCCACCAACT
The Halalkaliarchaeum desulfuricum DNA segment above includes these coding regions:
- a CDS encoding DUF7518 family protein, whose amino-acid sequence is MSNRVEDLERQVQELQAAVNGLTEELVETKARLQDLEAAEHGEPEPPEEPSEVPAERTTKSDVHADVVEANPEAKRAEESSADAAADGDAATGEDTADESVEADKSEEPDESSGDGESEESDIIVA